GCCGTGGCTTGAAGTTTTTATGTACGATACAGGCTCACCCCATGGCAGGTGGAGTCGGAGTGGGCGGGGCCTATAAACCAGCTTCCACAGCTGAGATTCATGCATGAAAAATGAGCCTTCATTTCAGTGAACCTTTCTAAGAGAATTTTAGAGATTGTTAAAGAAGGGGACAGTCTAGTTCTCGGCCAGTTGCCACTGCTGGGTCCTGTGTCGGCCGGTCACCATGTGCACCTGGCCCCCCTGGCCAACCCGTCCAGAGCCCAGCTAGCAAGCGACAggtgccaggcatgcctgtgaccGAGCGCCCCATAGCCATCCTGCACCTGCGGGACGACAGCAGGGGCTGGCAGACTAACCGAACAGCGAGGTCGATTTCTTTAtcaagtgggtttttttttttttaagttatttagcagtttgtttatttctggctgcgctgggtcttcgttgctgcatgtgggctttctctagttgcgacgtgcaggcttctctgtgtggtggcttctcttgttgcagagcgcgggcCCTAGGGTGActcagcttcagtagttgtagcacatggggcTTGTGCCCgccagtgtgtgggatcttcccgggccagggactgaacctgtgttcctgcactggcaggtggattcttaaccactggagcccAGGACAGTCTGCGAGGCCAATTTCTTACAGGTGAGCTGACAACCACATGCAGATGATGAAGACTGGGGGACAGACCTCACGGTGTGTGCAACTGTGCTGAATAACTTTGGGTCCACTGGATGGGGCCCATGGACGCCTAGGTGGCTCGTCACCTGGTATTTCTGGAAGAGAGTCACATTGATTCAGTACCTGGAGGACCTGCCCTCAGCAGTGGCAGCACAGGAAAGGGCAAGTCCCTCACCCTCTGCCCTGGACCGTCGAGCCCCTGATGCTTGGTCCTTCGGGCTCAGACTGAATCACACCATCTGCTTTCCCGGGGCTCCAGCTCGCAGTCGGCAGatcatgggacttctcagccccCACAGTCACATGAGCCAGTCCCTATAATAAGTCTCCTCCTGTGAATCTATATATATCCCGCTGGCtgcctttctctggagaaccctgactagcAGTAATGAGAGGCTCATTCTCACTCTTGGAACCCGCCTGCCACTCTCGTCCTCCAGGAGCTGAGCCGCCGCGCCCCAGGCCCTTGGATATGGCTGGCGGGACAGCTTCCCTGGGCCTTCTCCATCTTCTCAGGGACAGCAGACCTCAACTCTCAGGCACAAGGGGTCTGTGGCTGCCTCTCCCTGGCACCTGCCTTCCCGCCATGGCAAGCGCCCACTTGCCTTGCTGGTGGACCTCCTGGCCTTGGTTTAAGTGGCAAGCAAGACCCCTCTGCCCACTGGGTTCCCTGCCCCTGCACTGTGAGGGTAGGAAGGAACTCAGGTGGGCGCGGGTGCCTGGGGCAGAGGGCTCAAGCCCAGAGTGAGTGGCAGCACCAGGACCAGCCTCGGAGGACACCCCTCCCAACCGGGAGCAAACAGCCTCCCCTGGCTCCTAGGCTCCCTTCATCtatgggtggggggcgggggggtgcatGTCAGGCATTAGGCAAAGTGTTTTGTAAACTCTTcacaggaaaaagacaaaaaggagaCACACTGCTGCCTCTCAATGCCCAGCTCACCAGTCCGGGtgtcctccttctccttctagaAGTATCGTGAAGTCCactgaatatataattttatagtaaGACGTTTATTTTTTCAGGAAATGCATTTTCTGGCAAAACTGTAGAACCTGTGCCTATGCAAATGGATGATATGGGAGGCGGTGCGGAGGAGGGCAGTTAGCCACCTGTCAGGCCAGAGGGCAGACCAACAGCTCTAAGTTTTTAACAGCACAGAAAACAAGCCCAGGATCCAAGTGGCCCCCATAGGGCTTGGCCTGAATGTGTGTCACTGGGGAACAATTGAGAGTCCAGAGAtccccctccccctgggcctgagggaggggagggtgagggaGGGCCAGGCCTCCTGGAGGGTCCAGAGAGTGAGCCTCTGATGACCAAGGACTAAGTCCTCTCCAGGGCAGGTGGGAGCACCCCAACCTGCGCCGGCAGAGGTCCTGTCTGCAGCCCACGCACCCGGGGGAGAGGACGCAGGACACAGGCCTGGGGGCTGCGCTCAGACACACTCCTCCAGCCTTCCTGGTCTGGCATTTCTGTCAAGCCAAGGTCTCAAAGTGGGAGAGCAGAAGACGGCCTGAAACACTTTCTTTTCTCCACTCAGGCCGCGGGAGCCACCTGGAGGCACCCCCTGGACACAGGCAGGAGAGAAAGACCAGCctgagtgggggctgggcaggcaggGCAGCGCTGGCCCTGGGTTGGGCTGGGGCGGGGCCTGGCCAGGTGCTGGAGCACAGGCTGCCCGAGGGCGTATGGGCAGGTCCCTGCCTGGTCACTGCCCCTGCTTCCCTGCGCACTGACAGGGCCATGGGGAGGGCGCATGGGCGCAGCACCGCTCCTAGAGGAAGGTCTCTCTTCAGATGCCCGGCTGGGACTGCTGGGTCTGGTGCTCAGGCTGGGCAGGCTGGCGGGTGGCAGGTCTGCGGTCCGAGAGTGGGCTGTGGACCAGTCCCCTGCAGCACGCTGTCCACTGCCTGTCAGAAGTATCAGCAGACACCAGGTCACTGGGGCACCGAGGGACGCCAGGGTGGCCCCCTACAAGCCCTAGGGGAGTGAGTGGCAGGCTGGGCGACAGCAGGCCACCAGACCTGTGTGTCTCCTGAAGCGGACACGGTGGCCCcccgcctcctccctgccctcccccagtgctctccaccccagcgaCTAGGGGGCCTGCCCAGCACCCACGCCCTCCTGCCACTTGAGGCCTTGCTGCCTcctcccctgctcccaccccccaccctgctcTGCGTGTCTGGAGGACTGAGAACACATCTCattgttcagatgctaagtcacgtccgactctgcgaccccatggactgcagcactctaggctcctctgtccttcactgtctcctggagtttgctcagactcctgtctgCTGACTGTGTCTGCCAGCCACCACACCAGAGAGCCGACTAGCATCACTTCTCCTATAAGCAGGCCCACCCGAGACCAGGAGTCCCTCCGGAAGCCGGTGCCCACCACAGCTTCATGGGGAGACCGAACACTGtgagccctgagtgttctttcaCCACGACCACCTCCGACGGGACAGGAGCCAGTCCAAGTCCTGTCTCTACCTTGTGATAGGGACccaggaggcaggggctgggcccTCCCAGCACCCCCACCATGCCCTGTGTGCCCACAAGACCATCCGGCCCTCGCCCCACAAGTGAAGCCAGGGAGCCCAGGGTGCCTGAGAGCGCATCTAGAAATACACATGAGCAACTGAGGGGCAAGGCGTCAGGCCCAGCGCAGTGACCCCTGGCCACAGGTGGGTGTCTGGAAAGGGGGCCAAGGACACGGGTGACCGCGACGGTGGGAGCGGGGCGTCACCTAAAGCTTAGCGGAGGGTGAGAAATCTGCCAGCAACTGGACATCATTAGGGAACGTTAGCCAGGCCCCCCCGTCAACCACCAGCAGGGCCCCCGTCACAAAGGACGCCAGCGGGCTGGCCAGGAAGAGGGCACTGTGGGCGATTTCCGTCTTGTTCCCCAGCCTCTGCAGGGGGCTGGCCAGGACCTTCGCCCTCAGGCCAGCCTGCGGGGCAcctgggagggaggaagaggttcAGGCAAGTCCCAGGACCCGGGGGCCACCACCTTCCTCTGCCAGCCTCCCCTGAGCTGCATCCGGTAACGCTGGGGACGCCGGCAGCGTTGTCCCGGGCCGGGCCCAGTAACCCCACTGTGGAGCTAGCACAAGGCCTGTCCCTGCTCACGGCCAAGGCTCTGGAGGCTTCAGCGGGGCCCTTTGCGTGAGGCTCACGAGGccagcagctcctgggctctcgCTCTAGGGGCAGCTGCCCAAGTCCGGTCCCTAGCCCTGTGCAGGGCTGCGTGAACTGTCCCCAGGCTGGGGATGGACTCTGCCCACCCGGGGAGCCATAAGCGCTTGTCTCTGATTCCAGGCCTATCCCAGCCAGGTGGGAGGAGCGCCCCTGGAGGTGGGGCCTGTGCCCGGGGGAGCACCCGCTGGGCTAGCCTTACCCAGACGCCGCAACCCCTCAGTGCCACTGATGGGGCCAGGGGCAAGGCTGTTGACGCGGATGTTCTGGGGGCCCCACTCCACAGCCAGGTGCCGCGTCATCGCATCTGCAGGGGAGGCAGGCTATGTGAGGGAGAAGCAGGGCTGCCCGGCCTTCAGGGTGTCCCGGACGTGGTGGGGGTGCAGCTTCATTGGGACACTGCCGGCCTCTGGGGACGGGGAGGAACCCAGGCGGGCAGACCAGGGGGGCGCCTGTACCCACGGCCGCCTTGGCAGAGCCTGCGTGCACTTGGAGCACCTGCCCCCGGGCGCCCAGGGTTGCAGTGATGTTCACGATCACCCCTCCATGGTCCTGCAACACACAAGGGAGGCAGTGAGCGCGCGGCCAGGACCGGGAGGCCCCGGCTTCAGGACACTCACCCGGAAGAACTTCTCGTAGAGCACGCGAGACACGTTGAAGGTGCCCAAGGTGTCGATGTCCATCACAGTCTTGAAGGCGTTGGAGGACAAGGCGCTGGCCGGGCACAGGAAGTTCCCAGCTGCACCTGCAGGCGGAAGGAGACAGCGGTCAAAGCATCTGCAACCTCAGGGTGGTCCCGGCTGGCCAGGGAGGGAACCTCAGCTTTCAGGCAAACTCTTGAATGAGGGGCAGAGCAGGTGTTATGGGTTGGATCGCGTGCTTCAAAGAGATACACTCTTCAGTGTATCCCAACACCTGATGCCTGCACGGCTTGAGcgtccagtcgtgtccaactctttgtaatcccaccaggcttctctatccattcgattccccaggcaagaacactggagcaggttgccatttccttctccaggagaccttcccaacccagagatcgaaaccacatctcctgtgtttcctgagtTGGTAAGCAGGTTCTTTAGCCACTGCACCAACTGCAAAGCCCAGTGCAGGTAAACTTAACTTTATGTGGAAACAtggtctttgcagatgtcatcAAGATAAGATGAGATGCAAACATCTCTTCATTCCGCAAGAGAAAACTATGACGATCAGAAactttcagtgaaaaaaaaacgTTGTAAGAGGAACACATCCTTCAGATAACCAAACGGTGTAAAATACTGCAGGGTTTTGACCAAAGGTTGGAGTATAAGAAGGTGGACTCAATTTCAGTGTTGCTCTAATTAGCATGTGGTTCAAAAtcttggagccaaagaaaaggaaatccagTCATAGCACAAAGCTTGGTGGTTTATTGAATAACAGTTAAATAATCATAATGTAAATGCTGTTCatggttttcatctttttaaaagaatgcttAATTACGGTTACAGAGTTGAATGCCAGTATTATCAGCCTTGATGGCGTAAAAGTGCAATTTACAAGGCAGGATGGCAGGGCAGGTGCCTGGAAAAGTAATGGTGTCTTTTAAAGTGGGAAGTTGATATGTAGAGTCTGTTGTCGATGGGGGAAGaggtcattttattttacttaaagagTAATGATAAAGTTGCTAAAATATAACCATATAaaagagagaagaagggagaaCAGCATGAGGTCAACAAGAAATGCCTAAAGGAGATAGTTAGGGTGGAATGTCTCAGAAAGGAAAACGGATACATTATCATGTGTTTATAAATACAGGGTCCAGAGGTTTTTAGGTTCTAGAGAGTCTGGAGACGCATTAGGCGTCTGCATATTCTTTTCTAATTAAGGAAGCAAAATTGAGGCAATTATGAGCcgcaggaaaaataaaagttttcagaAACTACACTGCATTAACTCAACTGTGAATAATGTTAGTCATCATATAAAGTCAGTCATATTTATGTAAACACTGAATACAAATAATAACAAATTATTAGATAACCCTAGGAGAATTGGAAAGGAGTGTATATGTAATGGAGAATACATCAAGATCTGATACAGAAatgtcagttttaaaaaaaagcagtatAACTTGTCACTTAGAAAGAAGTACAGTAACAAATAGCTGAAGAGTTAAAACTGGTAGTCTCTGGTGAATGAAAATCAGGGATGGGTAGAGAAAAAGTGGAGAATTGCTGTTTTTTTACTACTGGTCTAACAGTAacagtgtttttttcttaaccctgtgtgtatgtgtatatcagACAAACCTCTGTTAAAATACAAACTAATTTTGTGGTCCAGACGAACCCAACAGTCTGCCTAAATCCCTGTTTTCTCAAACCTATTAAATGAGAGTAAATATGTCCAATGGATAGATCAGTCTGAGAGTTAAAAATAAGCCTGCCTTAGTGCTTGATATATACACAATAAAAGTATttgtttttacagaaaaaaaataaaaagataagatgAGATGATACTGAATAGGGTGGCCTAAACCCAAGGACTGCTGTCCTTAAAGGGGACACAGCCGTGCACAGAGAGACGGAGCAGAGGCTGGAGGAATGCAGCCAGGAGACAACGGATGCCAGGCAGCAGCCCCAGGAGCCACAGCCGGGCCCGGACAGACTCTCCCGGCCTCCTGTGGGAACGCGGCCCACCACACCTCGCTCTCGCATCTCtggcctccagactgtgagagaATGCGTTCCTGCTGTTTGAAGCTGCCCAGCTGATGACTTTGTCAGGGGCAGGAAAATAATACACTAATTGGGGgggtttttttaaagtaatttttactaGAGTATTTTGTCACACGGTAAGGTTTTAAAGGAAATTCCAGCAGAAACGAACCTGAATGTAAAGCAGAGACTATAGTTAAGAGTCGTAACAAATGCAAGGCATTCATAGTAGAcactatgtgtttgtgtgtggcaGGAGTGTGGTATGAGCAGTTGTTTATACTATCTGCTCAATTagtctgtgaatctaaaactactaaaacaggggctttcctggtggtccagtgattaaggatCCACCTTGCAACACAGgggacgtaggttcaatccctagtcccacaggccttggggcaactaagccttcaagctgcaactactgagcttgagTACCACCATCaagacctgacacagtcaaataaataagtattgaaAAGTAAAACTATACTAAAACAATAATGGGTCTTCCCTTTTCCTTAACAGGGAGCTTCAGGACATGAGACTGACCCTTCTCTGTGATTCAGCCTAGTTCTCGGGGCATCCTCCTGAGCCACGGCTGCATGGACCCAGGAGGGGCACAGCTGGGCTGAGACAGTGGCCTGGAGCCAGGACAGTTCCAGGGCTTCCAAACAGGAAGGTCTGGTATTGCAGACCCGTCAGAAGCCCCCAGTCATGCTCAACAAGGACTCACAGTTGATGAGAATGTCAATCTTCCCGAACTCCTTCAGGGCCTGCTCTACAGCTGCCGTGATGGCCAGGGGAGCTCGGACGTCCAGAGACAGAGGGAGGCATCTCTGGCTGGTGGCAGCGGCCAGCTTTCTGGCAGCCTAGAAGCCAGACAGGAAGAGAGGTGGGCAGCAGCCTTCTGGCCTCGCCTGGAGGCATAGCCCTTCAGGATCCAATAAGGATGATGAGCCAGGTTCTGCCAGGGACCTGGGTTCTGCAGCTGAAACCCACCCTGGGGAGGCACAGCTGCCAAGCGGCCCTCTCCAGGGCCACAACCCCTGGTGGACGCTAAGACATCCTGTACCCTCTCCCCTCTCATCACCCTCCAGGCCACTGGTCACAGGTCAACAGCAGCTCCAGCTCATGTCCAGTCCCTGTGCTGAGACCAGCTATGGCAGGGGAAATATGTTCCCCTCTCAAGAACCTGCTGAGCCTAGAGATCTCTGCTAGGGCCACAGTACCACCCAACAGAAGGGTCACTTCACAGGACCCGATAATTAGACTCTGTAAAAACACGAGAGTATCCCTGGGGAGCACTTCCATTGAAGCTCCATATTTGGGAGACAGGTTGGTTTTGGTGTGATCACCCTCTGGACCTCAGGACCTTCCAGGCCTAGGTCCCTGGCCCCCAAAGTCACCCATGGACAGCTAGGCACAGGAGAGCCCCCTCACCATCGATACTCTGGGAAGACTTCTGCTGGCGATGACTGTGTGGCAGCCGTGCCTGCAAAGCCAGAGAGCAGGAGTGAGGGCAGCAAGGCGCAAGGGACACACTCAGCACGGCTCCTGCCCAGCAATCTAAGGGGCCCCCTCCCCCAAGGGTCTCTCAGGCTTAAACATCAGCCCGGGGCTGAAGGCACAGCTGGCAGAGGACCCAGGGGCCTATGTGGGGCTGAGTGACTGTGGCAGGACCCCTTTCAAATGTTCTCTGACGGACCTGGAACTAGAGGGGTTCCCACCACTGACCGGCATTTTGCCCAGGATCCCAGGCCCCCTCCCAAGGAGGAGGGGACAGCAAGATGGGGCATGGAACACTCAAAGCAATGCTCACTTACCGCATGAAAATCTCAGCAATCCGGAACCCAATTCCAGAGCCACCACCTGTGATGAAAGCCACTTTGTCCCTGAGAGAAAAAACAGAGACTCTTTACAGAGGCCCCTGTAcagacttccttgatggtccactggctgggactccatgctcccaatgcagggggcacaggagccacccctggtcaggaaactagaccccatatgccacaactaagatccagtgcagctaaataaataaattctaaataaataaaaaataaaaagagtaaggGACTGCTGTTGAATGGGGATAGGGGAGGTGCTCTTCCACTGATCCTCTGCCCTGGGCACTTGGGTCAAATTTGAGAAACGCCACTTTTGAAGGCCTGCATTCCTCAGCTTTCTGAATCTTTGGGAAGAATGATTTCAACCTAGAAGTCTCTATGCAGAAAGCTATCAATTAATGAGAAATGTTTTCAAAACATAAGCCTTCCTCCAGCCGCCCTCTAAATGGATAGGATAGCAGATtcctggagaaagagaaacaagcAGGCTTTTCTTGACATAAGAGAAGCCATTTGGGGCCTACGCCATTCTGTGATCTAAGCCTGGACACAGTGCTGTCCTCGACAGGTCTCAGAAGAATACAGAAACTAACAACTGTCATCAGGCAAGAGAAGTAACAATGGCCAAGATACGAATCATATACTGGTTGTAAAGTCTCCCAATTCTGTTTTGATGGTAAAGATCAGCCTGAAGTGCTCAATCACCTGACCAGCTGGAACCTCTGAGATGATGACAGTGACTTTTTCTGACACTCATGACTTTAACGAACTAAGGATTGGACTTCATCAACTACCCAAACCCCTTCTTAAGATACTTGCACTCTTAGCTTAAAACCTCCCCAAATTTGCTGTTCAGAGAGACAGCTATGGGGAAAATCTTCAgtgttctccttacttgctgcTAGTAATAATTAATCCTTCCTCCTCCTGACCTTTGCTCTGTGTTTTTTGACACTCGTCCCCACCTCCCCATCGGTAAACAGGACATGCTCACGCAGGACAAAGATTGGAACACCAGTACTTGCATCGCTGGGATACCCGAACATCTGGACAGCCTGGACACCAGGCTTGGGGTCCTCACACATCCCAGGAAAACCTCAGTCCCCCGCTGCGCGCACCGCAGGTGCCCCCGCCCCTTGCCCGGCTCCCTGGGGCGCCCCAGACGCGACGCTCACTGGAGCAAGTCCGGATGGAAGAGGTGGCGGTACTCCGGGAGACAGTCGTCCTCGCTGACGTCGGCTGGTGGTTGCGCCATGGCGCTCGGAGCGCGTCTGGGTGGCAAAAGCAGACACCCGCCGGGATACCAGTACTCTAACCTCGGCTTCAAAGGACGGGAGGCTCTCTAGGACGCGGACGCCCCGCCCCTCGTCCCCTAGCTCCTCCATCCCCGGATGCCCCGCCACTCGTTCCTCGCTCCTCCCAGGACGCCCCGCCCCTTATACCCTCGCTCCTCCCAAGACGCCCCGCCTCTCGTCCCCTCACTCCTCCCAGGACGCCCCGCCCCTCGTCCCCTCGCTCCTCCCAGGGTGCCCCGCCCCTCGACCCTCGCTCCTCCCAGGATGCCCCGCCTCTCACAACCTCGCTCCTCCCAGGATGCCCCGCCTCTCACAACCTCGCTCCTCCCAGGACGCCCCGCCCCTAGCCCCTCCCAGGATGCCCCGCCCACCCCGGTCCTCACGCCTCCCAGAGTGCCCCGCCCCCACGACAGTCGCTACTCAGTCCTCAATCTTCCCAGGAAGCTCCGCCCCCGCGACCCACACCATTCCCAGgatgccccccgcccccgcttcccttccccagcctctccACGAACGTCCCGCCCTCAGGGCCCCGCGGCCTGCTGGGACTGGAAGTCAGTGTGCGCACCGCGGCGGGCGCAGGCGCAGTGCAGCGGGCCGGTTCCCGTGGCGGAGGCGGGGTGAACGCGAATCAAAATTCAGCTTTTTGGACTCCTTTTCACAAGATTGGGCGTCAGTGCTGGATTGGGGGCCAGCCGGACACAGGGAACATTTGGTTCCCGGGCTGAGGTGGAGCTCACGGGCCGAGGCGGGGCCTCTCGGCTTCCCTCACCGCTTTGGGCCTTGCTGTGCATTTAAAACACTTCTTCGGACTCGCCTAGCATTTAAATACCTTCCCTTCCCGGGTGCTTCTCTACCCTGTTGCAAAGAGGGAAGGAGACTAGAGCCTAGGAAAATCACGGGAAACTAGGAAGGCCTTTTCCTCGCATGGCCAGCCCCAGGATCAGCTTCAAACATGACCCTTTCATGGCCAGTTAAAGGTCAGGCCCTTCAACCGCGCCCTCAAGTGGAGGCACAGGGAAAAACATGAGCCGGGAACCCAAGGCCAGCGTCTCAAAGACGTCATAAAGCAGGGAGAGGACCAGTCGGTCTCAGCAGGTGTAATGACATGCAGTATCCAGTACCTGTGACAAGTGCCTAGGGACACACCTGAGGACCAGGTGTGAGAAGTGATATGCAGTGTCAGTGTGGCCACCAGCCTTTCTGCCTTCGGGGCGGCTTCAGCTCCCTGCCTACCCCTTCGTGCTACTGTTCACAACTGCCTAGAGCTCCTCCTTGAGGGACAGCACAAGATCTGTGGCTCAGCTTGAAGCTCCCAGATTACAGGCTGGAGGCTTCTGGACTTCTGCCTATCTCATACATTCAACAAAGTTCTTGATCTCCTGGTATGTGAGATGGTAAGCTTCATTTCTACTTTCAAGCTGCTTACAACTTTGAATAAGGCCTCACTGCCACCTCAGAGATGGCAGGGGCCATAATGAGCACTCCACTCCCACACACAGCACAGTGAATTTTAATGTCCCCACTTTGGGGAAAGGACGGTCACACTACCAGCTTTTGGACCCCAAAGCTTGTCTGGCACTTTGGTTCAGAAAGGACTTGGTCCAGTCCCTTGCTGGCTTACTAAAAGGCACATAAAGTTTGTGGCTCAACCCATTCTGGGGCTGGAGTGGGGCAGAAGGTGGACAGGGAGGTGGTCTGGGACAGATGGGCAGAGCGTGGGTGTGAGCTCAAGTTCTTGTTGACAGAGGTAGCTGGTCCTGAGTGGATGCCGGGGTGACCGCAGGCGCCTGCGTGCTCAGGCTGCATAGATGCTGCTGAGGTGGCCTTCATCTGCCCAGTCCACCAGCTCACTGCTCTGGAACCACAGCTGGATCTCTCTCTGGGCCCTCTCCACGGAGTCGCTGGCATGGATGACATTCCTGTGCCAAGTGGCAGAGGtagggcacaggcttcagcaTGCACCTCAGGGGTCCTAGGCACAGTCTGCCGATCCCCGACTGTCTAGGGGAGTAGGTGGGTGATGGTGCAGAGGGGCAAGGAAGAACAGAGGAGCTGGAAAACGGTTCCAGCCTGACCTCGGCATCTGTCCCGGGCCAACCCCTGGGGTGTCTGGAGGTAAAGTCAGGTGACAGACCGTGATGGCAGAGCATAGACACAACACAGGGAATGCTTTATCATCTCCTGTGTACGTGAAAAGGTTTTTGAAAAATACTGCACTAGCCAACGTCAGGTTTGACATGCTACCATCAAGTTTTCTGGCTTCGCCCTCCCCTGAGCAAGACACCCAAGCCCGGTGGATCTGCCTTGGGCACAGGCTGCCACCCTGAGCCCCGAGGGCACTGGGCCTCAGTTCCAAGTGGCTGAGTGTGTTACCTGCTGACGTGGGTGCTGAAGTCTCCCCGGATGGTGCCAGGGGCAGCCTTGGCGGAGTTGGTGTGGCCTATCATGGCCCTCGAGGTGCAGACCACATTGGGGCCTTCCCAGACCTGCAGCAGAGAGATAGAGGAGGTAGGGAGAGGCGGGAGTCACCCAGGGCTCAACCCAGGGCCCTCCACCCTCCCACCGCCACGGCCCCGCCATACCATGGCCACCACAGGGCCGGAACTCATGTAGCTGATGAGGGCTGGGTAGAAGGGCTTCCTCTGCAGATCATGGTAGTGCTCAGCAAGGATCCTCTCTGGGGCCTGGTGCATTGAGGGAATGTGTGAG
This window of the Capricornis sumatraensis isolate serow.1 chromosome 3, serow.2, whole genome shotgun sequence genome carries:
- the NME4 gene encoding nucleoside diphosphate kinase, mitochondrial isoform X2 encodes the protein MSHAQRTLVAVKPDGVQRRLVGDVIQRFERRGFKLVGMKMLQAPERILAEHYHDLQRKPFYPALISYMSSGPVVAMVWEGPNVVCTSRAMIGHTNSAKAAPGTIRGDFSTHVSRNVIHASDSVERAQREIQLWFQSSELVDWADEGHLSSIYAA
- the DECR2 gene encoding peroxisomal 2,4-dienoyl-CoA reductase [(3E)-enoyl-CoA-producing] isoform X2; amino-acid sequence: MRHGCHTVIASRSLPRVSMAARKLAAATSQRCLPLSLDVRAPLAITAAVEQALKEFGKIDILINCAAGNFLCPASALSSNAFKTVMDIDTLGTFNVSRVLYEKFFRDHGGVIVNITATLGARGQVLQVHAGSAKAAVDAMTRHLAVEWGPQNIRVNSLAPGPISGTEGLRRLGAPQAGLRAKVLASPLQRLGNKTEIAHSALFLASPLASFVTGALLVVDGGAWLTFPNDVQLLADFSPSAKL
- the DECR2 gene encoding peroxisomal 2,4-dienoyl-CoA reductase [(3E)-enoyl-CoA-producing] isoform X1, yielding MAQPPADVSEDDCLPEYRHLFHPDLLQDKVAFITGGGSGIGFRIAEIFMRHGCHTVIASRSLPRVSMAARKLAAATSQRCLPLSLDVRAPLAITAAVEQALKEFGKIDILINCAAGNFLCPASALSSNAFKTVMDIDTLGTFNVSRVLYEKFFRDHGGVIVNITATLGARGQVLQVHAGSAKAAVDAMTRHLAVEWGPQNIRVNSLAPGPISGTEGLRRLGAPQAGLRAKVLASPLQRLGNKTEIAHSALFLASPLASFVTGALLVVDGGAWLTFPNDVQLLADFSPSAKL
- the NME4 gene encoding nucleoside diphosphate kinase, mitochondrial isoform X1, translating into MRGLSGLAGLRGLLCGARALGPSLLARSCSGGPSWTRERTLVAVKPDGVQRRLVGDVIQRFERRGFKLVGMKMLQAPERILAEHYHDLQRKPFYPALISYMSSGPVVAMVWEGPNVVCTSRAMIGHTNSAKAAPGTIRGDFSTHVSRNVIHASDSVERAQREIQLWFQSSELVDWADEGHLSSIYAA
- the NME4 gene encoding nucleoside diphosphate kinase, mitochondrial isoform X3, which translates into the protein MRGLSGLAGLRGLLCGARALGPSLLARSCSGGPSWTRERTLVAVKPDGVQRRLVGDVIQRFERRGFKLVGMKMLQVWEGPNVVCTSRAMIGHTNSAKAAPGTIRGDFSTHVSRNVIHASDSVERAQREIQLWFQSSELVDWADEGHLSSIYAA